One window of the Triticum dicoccoides isolate Atlit2015 ecotype Zavitan chromosome 3B, WEW_v2.0, whole genome shotgun sequence genome contains the following:
- the LOC119279496 gene encoding uncharacterized protein LOC119279496 encodes MGEAAMVGRRGAANPWRTGEAAMVGRRGAANLLTTGKGGHGGEAEGGHGGEAGCAAVSALRGKGAAPEQGQVSPKDAATSASLDGMDQNSTYVLKISLIGNPKKARKDIKCFCFDKVIDSDLTNYKDLVESIVEQYSPRYLEVAHVQYYDDILKIYPEVTSDQELMSMFEKHSKTKVVHMFVAYCDPSEPSEPITEWHSDVHSQPNNIEQADDDYLRNPVPENEHVGVDEENIYLEDEPVPLIMVPCSNKEKDKDYVPDHESEAKSEVESEDESKDESMSEVEVEEDEEYHEADHTPHIEYNKLDPPMNEGRKYPNMAEFKLALSQHAIKHEFEFDTEKSAPHRFRAYCSRRDEDKCPWRIYASTMEDECTVMVRKNPCGHDCSSTKRKKKLKNANKRWICEHVKDWLIEDATLGPKALRKKLKEHHGIDINSKRVYMEDHQRRGQRPPKHQLCLARMMLQQPLCAFRQAKAWNLQLQKRENMITQLLEHQKAKCWRKQLRKKGKGVNLDPE; translated from the exons ATGGGCGAGGCGGCCATGGTGGGGAGGCGGGGGGCGGCCAACCCGTGGAGGACAGGCGAGGCGGCCATGGTGGGGAGGCGGGGGGCGGCCAACCTGTTGACAACGGGCAAAGGCGGCCATGGTGGGGAGGCGGAGGGCGGCCATGGTGGGGAGGCTGGCTGTGCGGCGGTCTCTGCCTTGCGTGGTAAAGGCGCAGCACCGGAGCAAGGCCAAGTATCACCGAAGGATGCGGCTACATCGGCTTCTCTAGATGG GATGGATCAAAATTCAACTTATGTGCTGAAAATCAGTTTGATTGGCAACCCAAAAAAGGCTAGAAAGGATATCAAATGCTTCTGTTTTGATAAGGTTATTGATTCCGACTTAACAAATTATAAGGACTTGGTTGAATCAATCGTAGAGCAGTACTCGCCTCGTTATTTGGAAGTTGCACATGTTCAGTACTATGATGATATTCTTAAAATCTACCCTGAAGTAACATCTGACCAAGAATTGATGTCGATGTTTGAGAAACACTCTAAGACAAAGGTTGTGCACATGTTTGTTGCATATTGTGATCCATCGGAACCATCTGAGCCTATAACAGAATGGCATAGTGATGTGCATAGCCAACCTAACAACATAGAACAAGCTGATGATGATTATCTTCGCAACCCAGTACCTGAGAATGAGCATGTTGGTGTTGATGAGGAAAATATTTATTTAGAGGATGAACCTGTACCTCTTATCATGGTTCCTTGTTCCAATAAAGAAAAGGACAAAGACTATGTTCCTGATCATGAGAGCGAGGCTAAGAGTGAGGTTGAGAGCGAGGATGAGAGCAAGGATGAGAGCATGTCAGAGGTTGAAGTAGAGGAAGATGAGGAATATCACGAGGCAGATCATACACCACACATTGAATATAATAAATTAGATCCTCCAATGAACGAAGGAAGAAAATATCCCAATATGGCAGAGTTTAAATTGGCGCTTTCTCAGCATGCAATCAAACATGAATTTGAGTTCGACACCGAAAAGAGTGCACCACATAGGTTCAGAGCTTATTGTTCAAGAAGGGATGAAGATAAGTGTCCATGGAGGATATATGCTTCTACAATGGAAGATGAGTGCACAGTAATG GTGAGAAAGAACCCTTGTGGTCATGATTGCTCTagtacaaaaagaaaaaagaagttgAAGAATGCAAACAAGCGGTGGATATGTGAGCACGTGAAGGACTGGCTAATTGAGGATGCAACTCTAGGACCAAAGGCATTGCGAAAGAAGCTTAAAGAGCATCATGGAATCGACATCAACTCTAAGAGAGTCTATATGG AGGACCACCAAAGAAGAGGGCAAAGACCACCAAAGCATCAATTGTGCCTTGCGAGGATGATGCTCCAGCAGCCTCTATGTGCTTTCCGCCAAG CCAAAGCTTGGAACCTACAACTACAAAAAAGAGAAAACATGATAACTCAATTACTGGAGCATCAAAAAG CCAAATGTTGGAGAAAACAACTAAGGAAAAAGGGAAAGGGAGTAAATCTGGATCCGGAGTAG